ACTCTTGGGTCAGTGTTGTTTTTTACCGAGAATTGTCATTTTTGTAAAATGTTAAATTCAGCATCTGCATTTGGCCAATTTCTCAAAATACTTATATCATATGGTTACTTTTCAAAAGACAGGAAAGTACTTCATTCGTTGAATTGCCAAAGTTGTCAAACTAAAACCTCACAATTACCTTTCTTTACTGATGTTTTCAACTTCTATGAAAGGGGAAACCATTTAGGAGTTACCACTTTGTTGGAGATCCTCCTGCCAATTTGTGGGAATAATGTTTTACTAAGTGTCTAAGTTGTATAGAGGGTGTGAAAAATGGTGGAAAGGACCCTTAGTCATTGCATTTGTGGCAAAGGATTCCTCATAGTACCTCTGTTACCTTCATATTTGAGCCTTTACCTGCAATCCCAACTTTTTGTGTGCATGAATTTTTGAAACAGGGCAAAACATTCCATATTGAAATTCATATGGGCACACTTCATATCATTTTGAAATCCAAACTCAGAGTGGCATACTGTACTGTGATGCATTACTTTGAAAAtgtcaaagaaaatgaaaagttaGTTGCCATCAGTGGGCAGCTCAAATGTTCTGATGTCTTCAGTTATTTGAATCTTCCATAAACCTAGCAGATATTTGGTTGAACTTCATTCTGGAAAATTATCTGGGATATGTTCTTGTTTGTGCAATTTGTTTCCTGGAAAGCTTCACAGATACTGAGAGTAAATGTTGTCCTTAGTTGGTTGAGACTTTTCATTCCAATGAATATATGTATACACCGGCTAccttttggttctttttggAAGCACCTAATCATTGTGGCCATGCCCTTTCAGGATCCACTGCGCCCATTAGTGTTAGGTggtgaccactcaatttctTATCCTGTTGTAAGAGCTGTCTCTGAGAAGCTTGGGGGACCTGTGGATATTCTTCATCTGGATGCCCATCCTGATATCTATGACGCCTTTGAAGGTAATGTATATTCACATGCGTCTTCTTTTGCTCGAATTATGGAAGGTGGTTATGCTCGTCGTCTTTTGCAGGTAAATTCTTGTTTGTAAATACACCGTATGTATATTTCTCATGGCTTGCTTTCCCACTTAATTAGGAAAAAAGTATTAGTCAAAtaacaaattgatgaaaagGGATGATTCACAAGCTTGTATATCTTTTTAGTTTCACATAACCTGGCTATCTATATGTATCATTGTTGATTTTCTGTAAAGCATATCATAGGATTTTGCCATCACTTGTGGGAAATTTTGTAAATATTCTCAGCTGATATTCGCACTTTTATCCCTGCATTCAAAGATTATAATCTTTGGTGCACAAGGAAGAGTGGCTCATGGACAATATTCAAATGAACGTAGCCCCTTCTTAATGGATAACAATTCTATATACCATAGAAGATTTTATAAGCATTTGGTATTTCTAATCTTGGCATCATGTATGTAAAACCTTATGCAAAATGCAAATAATGgattaatcaccctatgtgaCTTTCAAATGTACTTATTGCATCTCTGATTAAGTATAAACTTCCACTTGAGCTTTGCCGTTAGCAAAAGTAGCATTTTTAATGTTGTCCTCTGCCTAAAATATAGATGAAATCTTAGTTAATACGAATGTGCTGTCACTTACTGTAACAAGTTTCATTCGACATGTCTTTGTCATACTATGACCTATGCTACtagtttttcttctcctttataTCTGTTCATCATTAAACCTAATGTAGTTCTCGTATGCTCTGGCGCTCTAATTAAGTTGAATGTCCTGTTTTAGTTGTTGTCCAGCATTTCAGTCAACCTGATGAAGTTGGTTGCTGAACTTTCAGGTTGGTATTAGATCAATCAACATAGAAGGGCGTGAACAAGGAAAACGATTTGGTGTTGAGCAATATGAAATGCGAACCTTTTCAAGAGACCGTCATTTTTTGGAAAAcctggtctctctctctccctctcttcttctctctgtctccCTCTGTCCCTGCCCCATGtgtatctttctttttatatgtcTGCATGTACTTCTGAGAGTATTGAGAATAACGGTTAAGCAAATTTTCTTTGGCAGAAATTGGGGGAAGGTGTGAAGGGCGTGTACATCTCGATAGATGTAGATTGCCTTGATCCTGCATTTGCTCCTGGAGTGTCACACATTGAGCCAGGGGGTCTCTCCTTCCGTGATGTTCTCAACATACTCCACAACCTTCAAGGCGACATTGTTGCTGCAGATGTCGTTGAATTCAATCCCCAGCGTGACACTGTTGATGGGATGACTGCAATGGTAGCTGCTAAGCTGGTGAGAGAGTTGGCTGCAAAGATatcaaaatgataaaattatcACGTGCCTTCCTTTGGTATACCTGGAGACTAGACCTTCCAGCATAACACAGATTTTTGCAGTTTCATTATCTGAAAGTGTTAAACATAGCTGCAGTATGTAACTGAGAATTCATTTCCAGCATGATATTTC
Above is a window of Prunus persica cultivar Lovell chromosome G2, Prunus_persica_NCBIv2, whole genome shotgun sequence DNA encoding:
- the LOC18787435 gene encoding arginase 1, mitochondrial isoform X2; the encoded protein is MSIIGRRGIHFLHKLNAENVPGALIENGQSRLIDASLTLIRESAKLRGELVRALGGAVASTSLLGVPLGHNSSFLQGPAFAPPRIREAIWCGSTNSTTEEGKELRDPRVLTDVGDIPVQEIRDCGVEDDRLMNVVSESVKLVMEQDPLRPLVLGGDHSISYPVVRAVSEKLGGPVDILHLDAHPDIYDAFEGNVYSHASSFARIMEGGYARRLLQVGIRSINIEGREQGKRFGVEQYEMRTFSRDRHFLENLKLGEGVKGVYISIDVDCLDPAFAPGVSHIEPGGLSFRDVLNILHNLQGDIVAADVVEFNPQRDTVDGMTAMVAAKLVRELAAKISK
- the LOC18787435 gene encoding arginase 1, mitochondrial isoform X1, translated to MFSSSLVSAMSIIGRRGIHFLHKLNAENVPGALIENGQSRLIDASLTLIRESAKLRGELVRALGGAVASTSLLGVPLGHNSSFLQGPAFAPPRIREAIWCGSTNSTTEEGKELRDPRVLTDVGDIPVQEIRDCGVEDDRLMNVVSESVKLVMEQDPLRPLVLGGDHSISYPVVRAVSEKLGGPVDILHLDAHPDIYDAFEGNVYSHASSFARIMEGGYARRLLQVGIRSINIEGREQGKRFGVEQYEMRTFSRDRHFLENLKLGEGVKGVYISIDVDCLDPAFAPGVSHIEPGGLSFRDVLNILHNLQGDIVAADVVEFNPQRDTVDGMTAMVAAKLVRELAAKISK